In the Castor canadensis chromosome 1, mCasCan1.hap1v2, whole genome shotgun sequence genome, CACGCTCCTCTTGACTGTCGTGTGATTGCCATGGTGATGGGAAGGAGGATAGCAATAAGGATAATGAGACTGTTgcaaatgaaaaggaagattttAGGCTTCTGTCATCCTTGGCCAGAGTGTGCTTTCAGAGATAAGTGCTGGCCCTCTTACTGCCTATGCCTGTGTTTCTGGCAGGCACCACCAGGACAGTAAATTCTCCCAGTGTTTTGTAAGCCAGTGTATTGACTCCAGAGGCCACAGGTTCTGGTGAGATGTTTTTATACTGAAACAGCGTTGGTGAGAGGAGAAGAATCTGGGGAGACTGATATCCAGTTTGAGGACTAGGACTGAGTTGATCTGGGAGGGGCTCTGGTTCTTCAGGACTCTTACTGCTATAAGCAGGTCTGCTGACTTTTTCTCCCTCTCACATCTTCTGTCCATTGCACCCACCCCCTCGTCAGTTTTCCTTTTGTCTCCTCATCAGTCTACCTGCCTGTGTGTCAGTCTGTCTGTTTGGGGCCTACCATAGCatggagaggcagaggaagaggcgCCGAAGGGCAGGGCAGCGCAGCAGCTCTATGGCCGAGGCCTGGACTTTGCTCAGAGTCAGCTCCTTCTGTAGACTGGCGCGGAGTACCTGATGGGATGGGCAGGACTCAGGGCCTGAGCTCCTTCCAGGGAATCCTCTTAGCCTAACCCCATACTCAGAGATGACCCCTGGGTCCTGGGTTTTGGGTTGGAGCCATGATGGGGTATCACAGGAAGTCTCGGGGGGGTCTCACATCCATACTCAGCTTGGCCCCCTCTTCCTGCTTTCCATTGATTCGAGCCACTCTCTGCAAGGCCTTCAGGGTGAGGTCCAGCCTCCCAGAAGAGGAGTACCAGCGGGCAGACTCGATGAAGAACCTGGGAGTGAGGATGGAGTGAGGGGCATCAGCATGGTCTCAGCTCCAGTCGGCAGGGGTCTTGATAAATCCCCTTCTCTAAGACTACAAGACAGTGCCCAGCTTGGTAATGACTTATTCCCTAACCGAGGTGCTGGGTATAGAAAGCAGTGCAGGCAGGCTGGAGAACTGGGGGATGCCAATGAACTGGAAATCCTAAGGCAAAGCTTTCTTCCCAAAGCCTTGGACTCAACAGCTGTGCCATGGAAACATTGGATTAGGTTTGACCTTTTGGCTTTGGTTGATTCTGTGAGGTGGTGTGCGTACTCGACTCTGGGAGATGTCCTGTCCCTTATAGTTCTATGGGCTCCTGTGGTACCATCTCCCACCTAAGGCCCCACATACCACGAGTAGATGAAGAAGGCAAAAAAAGGTACAGAGACCAGCAACTGCAGGTGGCGCCAGTAGGGCACAGCATAGGCCACACCAGCCAGGAGGAACTGGCCCAGGCTGTAGACATAGCCAATCAAGGTGCCCACATGGGCACGCGTGTGGATGGGCATCCACTCCACATCTGGAAAGAGGGTTAGAACAGGGAGGTACAACTAGCTGGGCTGCTAGATGGGAAGAGAccccccctttctccctcccaacCTTGGTCTTTTCCAAGGCTTTGTGGAAGATGCATCAAGTAACATTGGATGCCAGGGTAGGGAGAGTGGGGGACTTTTGGAAGAGGTAGGGATAGGCAGGAACTTGCCCCCCCCCCATACTCCTGCTATCCCTGCCCACCTTTACTACCTGGCTAGAACTCCCTTTCCCTTCAGACCACTCAGCCTATCCCCAACAGCAGCCACTCCTTGGCTCTTCCCCTGCTCTGGGCTGGATTCTACCTTCAGTAGCCATCACAGAGGCTCTTCTCCATCTTATAGCATCGATTGAGGTGGGAGTATGACCACCTTTCTGCTGCAGTTTGATAAATCAGTTGGGTTCTTTGTGTGCTCCTGATTTGACTGTTGGGACAGACACTTGAATACTTAACATTGACTTGGGAGCCGAATTTTTAGATTTCCTGTGCTGGCTCTAGCCCAGTCCTGGCTGGCTACTTCCTTTAGTCCTGAGAATACCAAATGCTTGGATTCCTTTCTGGGTTTGAGAGATGATAGGTAAATTATTTCCCTTCTCCCAGCTTCAGGTTTCTCATCTGAGAAACAATTTGTgtatgcatctgtgtgtgtgtgtacatctctgtgtctctctctctctctctctctctgtgtattgtgtgtatgtgtatgatcTATCAGAGGAAGCACATTGATGGCCCATGAATAGACTATTCTCAGTCCATAAATGTGTTTGGCTTCTACGTTTAGAAATATTAGAGAtgttgggtgtggtgactcatacctataatcccagcctttttgggaagtggagataggaagactacagtttgaggcctgcctgggaaaaaaaaggtaaagcaaaaaaagggctggggatgtggctcaagtgtaagaccctgagttcaaagctctgTGGCAAacttccacacacacaaaaagaaatattagATCCAATTGCAACATTAAAAAACTgggatatttttcatttatccaaAAGAGGGGAAGGTGATATAgtcttgtaatctcagcactcaggaggctgagatgggaggattgagagtttgtggctagcctaagctacatacctcaaaacaaaagcaaaaccaaaccaaaccaaagaccctcccccgcccccccccaaaaaagaaaggatgggGTTAGAAGATCTTACTACCTTAGGTTGTTGTGGTTGGAGTCTCTGGACAGGAGACAGATGGTATCTTCTTTGTATACAGTCCTCACTACTCCCTAATGCTTCTTCTGTGTGTCCTGCTTACATGATCTGCTGGATCTAACTATGGCGTCTACAGTTTCATTTCTAAATGAGGGGTCAAATGGCATAAGCCTGAGAAGTAGGTTCTTATATTGATATTGGTCGAAAGGGCGGACCCAAGGAGAGGCCAGACAGGGCTCAGGAGGGATGGGTTGGGAAAGGAGGCtaggaagggggcagggtggtCAGAGGGGAATGGGTAGGTGAGCATTCCTCACTCAGCGTCATGGTGTTGATGGAAATGCTAGCCAGAGACATGCCCGAGAGGAGCCGGAAGGTGCAATAGACGGAGAAGTTGGGTGCATAGGCTGCACATATTCCAGACACGGCTGTCTGCAGGTAGTTCAGAATCAGCACCTTCCGGCGGCCCAGCCTGTGGGGAAGGGAAGACCTGAGGAAGGGGCCTATGGACTTTGGGGAGCCAAGCTGGGTTGGGTGGGACAGGAGTACCTGACctgggtgaggccctgagctggGGTCTTTTGAGGAACTATGAAGTATTATGAGGCTGGCATTGTAAGCCCTCAAACCAGCCAGCCCCCACCGGGAATGCAAACTCCCACCTAGATTCCCTGTATCCAGCCAATGGGACCCCAATCACAGCCCAACCCTTTGGCTTACCCAGGACTGACCTGTCTGCCAGGTAGCCGAACATCATGGCTCCCAGTAGCACCCCTGTCATGTACAGGGACTGGGCCAACTGACGTAAGGCCCTGTGGGAGCATACAAGGTTCCACTATGGGAAGAGGGGGACAAGAATATGCAGAGATGAGTTTGGTTGCAGGGAAGCCTCCTACCCACCTCAAGGCTGGTCTTCTGGGATCTATGTCACCCTCTTCCCCTAAcactttcctttgctttttgcctttctgGTCCAGGTAgctgagaacatttaaaaaaaactcagcaGTTTCCATATCTACTTTAAGTCTGAATGGCACATGGAAGGGGTCCTTACCTCAGTCACAATAGTGGAAGGGAAGGTGCTGTTGTCATACATCCAGCCATCAGTGCACGGTTCTGTGATCCTGGTGCCATTATCCCCTGTGCCATTGGGAAAGGGCATTCCCCACTGGGGAGAGGTAAAGCGAAGGCAAGGCTCAGGCCTCCCTTGCCTATCTTGGGGGATCCAGGCTTCTAGCCCCCCATCCTTGCTGAGGTTAGCGTTGGCAGGTGGGCGGCAGTGATGGGTGGGGATGGCGGCAGTGAAGTTCTGCAGAGTGTTGTGGGAGGCCAGCAGGATCAGGGGAAGGACCACCAAGGTGACCTGGATCAGCTGGAAGCGGCCGACGCCCCCCACCTGCTTCAGGAGGTCATTGAAGGCCATGGGGCCAGGCCAGGCCAAGTGGCCGGGGGTCTGTGGACTTCCAATCCGGGacttctgtctgtctgcctgccgTCCTTCGCCTGAGGATCAGGGCTGCTGCTGCCTCTGCAGCTGAGTGGCTCCTGTAGCTGAAACTGAGCTGGCTCTGTGGGGGCACCACAGCTTGGTGGGCTgcccctccttcttttcttctctcctggttctgtccctcccttccccttgcaGCTTCTCCTCACTTTGGGGGTCGGGGATGGCTCAGCTTTCAGGGTCTGCTGGAGCCCTGACCCTTACACTGGCAGTTTTTAATCTTTGGTCTGACGAGGATGAGTTAAAGTGTGACTTGGTATCAGAAGGATTAACCCTCCGAGTAATTCCTGTGTCAGTGGAATTTCTCCAAGTGAGCATAAAGGGCAGGAGAGGGTGAATGGAAATGGGAGTGAAGAGAGGTGATTTAGGGGGAGGGTCACATGAGCATTTGGGAGCAGAAGGGGCAAAGTGGGATCGCTGGGAAATGTGGTGGACTCTTGTGGGGTTTCTGTCCTTTTTAAGTGGACAGAATCCAAACAATCTGTCTTTAAGAAGGGTTGCCAGAGAAAATACAGGAGGTCTAGCTGAATCTTCACTTCAGATTAAtgaatacttttttaaaagtatgagtATATCCCTGATATCATATCGgacatacttatactaaaaattattcattgattTGAAATTCTTATTTGCTAAAATTGGACAGCCCCAGTCTTTGGTCTTCTAGAGATAGATATCCCACATCTTACGAACTAGGGCTTTGTTCAATTGGAAGAAACAATAGAGGTCAGAGGCTGCTCTTGATGGAGTAGGATCCAACAGTAACATCATACCTCATGTGGCCTCACTCTTCCATGGTAACAGCTTTCATCTTCTTGATTTATCTTGATTCAAATTTTGTcatgtcttctattttttttaagcaatgaGCATGAActtatttttagccatttgacaTCACTCGAATTCCTCCAAAAGTTTTTGGCTCCTGAGTCCTGGTCACTCACGATCAGAGCCAGCATCAAGCTCTGATTGGATAGATGTCCATGGGATTTGATTGGTTGGATCATGGAATGAGGATGCTGGGAGCAGGttgctgctttttgtttttgacttgCATAGTACGTATTATGCAAAACAGTCTGCTTTCCGCAGTCTCTGGCTGTGCAGCAGGGGCAAGTCATTAAACTCATGTGTACCTCAGTTCCTTGAGTTGTtggttaaatgagttaatatgggTACCAAGCTTAAAGATGCTTTTAGCCAGGTGCCTTGGtatacatctgtagtcccagctacttgggaggttgttGTGGGGGAGGGACTAATTGAACCTAGGAGCTCAAAACTAGCTTGAGCAACCTAGTGAGACCATGTAGCAAAAACCAACAAGAACACTAAACCAAAGTCAAACtgaaccaaagaaataaacaaaaaagaagcttTTGCCCCATAGCTCTGTGATTAAGAGCTCTTATTTGTTTCTGATAAACAGATTATTATCAGAAATTATCACACTAATTTTAGAGGGAACATATGCCTAAGCACCATCTTACCCTAAGAACAGTGATTCTCCACTGGCGGTGATTTTGCCTCCCCTCAAGGGACATGTGGCAATGTTCAGAGACATTTTTGGATGTCACAGCTGGGGAAATGGATGCTACTGGCTTGTAGAGGGTTGAAGCTAGGGGTGCTATTAAGCAAACTATAATGCACAGGAGAGGGTCCCACAACCAAAAATTATCCTGACGCAAAGTGtcaatggtactggggttgagaAATCCTACCCTAAAAAGATGTCTCAGTTATTTTGAATACCAACCAATCTCATACCTGTTTGGCCAGGGAAATTCCAGTCATATATTTGACTCTTaccaaaatatttctaaaatccaggtgccagtggctcatggctataatcttagctactcaggggatagagatcaggaggattgcagtttaaagccagcccaggcaagtagtttgcaagaccctatcttgaaaatacctaacataaaaaagggttggaggagtggttCAAACGGTCTTAGATTGGTTCAGACCTATTCTGGtacccctttttctttttttcctttcctttccttccctttcccctgtctttcttccctcccttcctccctttctttcttttttccttccttccctttttttctccttatttccttcctttctttgttccttcctttattttttcacaaGGTTCACTATGTAcactatgtatctcaggctgaccttgtactactgatcctccttcctcaacctcctgagtgctgggatcataggtatgtgccaccacacttaaTTAAAAGATGATTTCTTAACTGCTGCTCTGGAGGTGTGGACTGCCTAGCTGAAAGGGTTTTGGAGATGATCTGGTTTCATATGtacagaagagaagaggaaaggcccAGAGGGGGATGTTCCTCAACTCAGCTTCCTGTCCTGCCCAGTTTTGGCTCTGGTCTGGGCCCAGCAGGTATCTAGATGTCTGATAACATTCTCTAGGCCAAGACATATAAGAGCCTGTGGCCTGGGGAGGCAGAACAGCTGGACAAACAGTTTAGGGACTATAGGGCCAATCCCCTGCCAGGACTTGGTGCCCTCCTGGAGGAGTGGGTGGAGTGCcgagagcagtgggggtaacgaTGGGCCCCTATGAGGCACCCTCCCTCTCCAAGCCCATGTCTAACCTGCCTTGGACAAGAATGCCTTCAGTAGCACCTGACCAGCTCCAAGCCTGACTGAGTCAAGAGAAGGCTCTAGTGGAGACTACAGACTCTGAAATATGGTTGGCTTCTGGGATCATTCACTCGGCTAAGGGATTCCCCGGCAGTCTCCCAGCTTCTAGAGAGTTTCTAGATGCAAATGTTCCCATGGCAAGTGATTTGCTGAGCCAGGAGAAGTCCCTCAAGGACCTGTGGGTCACTAAAAACTTAGAATTGGACTCCCTTGTACAAACTGAAGTGTGGACTTTTACTCTAGATATGCTTAGTAGGAAAGTATCAAAATCTGAGAATTGCAGTGATGGGGCAGAAGCTTCTTTTTCTTAGAGCCACAGGGTCACACACCATTGGAGTTGAAACCCCTGTCTTTCTATACAGATAACAACACTGAGGCCCAGGTAGGCAAGAGGTTTGTCTGTGATCAACAGCAAGCAAGCCTAGAATTCAGCTCTCTTGACTCTGTTGTTCTTCCCACCATGCTAGCAGCCATCATACATCCCAGATTTTTTGATGTGGTATAACTTTATTCTGTTAAGTACACAGGATTCAATGTGAGACTTCATGtgggttttattattttgtgatatttttcaaacaaataatTTATAGATCAAAGAAGACActctttgagaccctatcttgaaaatactcaacacaaaagaggactggtagagtaactcaagtggtagagtgcctgcctagcaagtgtgaggccctgagttcaaaccccactaccaccaaagcaaaaacaaaacaaaacaaaaacaaagaagacacTCTTGCTCGGATCTAATGTCCTAAGCTTGCATTTGAAAGGATCCAGATATTTCAGCAGACTACATACTCCTGCCAGCTTCACAGCGACATTCTGAGCCAAACTGAATTCTAAGCCTGTGTCCTGGCTACCCTGACTGGCAGACATTATATATTCACCCAAAGGCTGCCACTTATTCCATAGACTTAAAACTAGTGGTCAATGAGGTGGCCAAGTGTGAGGACTCTGACCAACAGGGGTGTTCCATATTATGTGGTGATTCACTGAACCAGTGAGAGTCCCCACTCagggacagagagaaggaagTAGAGGAAGCAGGACTTGTTGAGGTTGTAGAGTAACAGGAGCAATCGAGAGAACAAGGAAAGGGGATTCAGTGGCTCATCTTGACGATCAGTCCAATTTACTGTGAGTCTGACCATGTGAATGGGAAGTGCTTTCCTAggtgtcttcctttcctccactATGTATCTGTAATAAATACCCTGAAGCAGGAAAAGAATAGTCATGGGCAGGAAATTAAGGAGCCACCCTGAATTCTGGACTACTGAAAGACAGGGAGAGTGTGGAGATAGGTCTCCCTCTGATGGAGAGCCAGTGAAACCAAGGAGAAGCGTCGCTGGCCCCATTATAGTCTGATTCTAGGTTCCAAGGTAGAAAAACTCCATGGATAGAATCAGGCTCCAAGGTAGAAACCAGGTGGGGCCTGGTAACCTTCAAAGTAAAATTCAGATCACAGTGGGCAGTGAGGCACAAAGCTTGTCATGGGTGCTAGTCCTAGATTATTTAAGGGTTGGCAAAGGAGGGGGGGCTCTGCAtccaaaattattataaatggcCAGTCCCATCAATTTCCTATAAGACTGAGTGACAATAGGGTGGCAGGGG is a window encoding:
- the Slc22a6 gene encoding solute carrier family 22 member 6 isoform X3, which encodes MAFNDLLKQVGGVGRFQLIQVTLVVLPLILLASHNTLQNFTAAIPTHHCRPPANANLSKDGGLEAWIPQDRQGRPEPCLRFTSPQWGMPFPNGTGDNGTRITEPCTDGWMYDNSTFPSTIVTEWNLVCSHRALRQLAQSLYMTGVLLGAMMFGYLADRLGRRKVLILNYLQTAVSGICAAYAPNFSVYCTFRLLSGMSLASISINTMTLNVEWMPIHTRAHVGTLIGYVYSLGQFLLAGVAYAVPYWRHLQLLVSVPFFAFFIYSWFFIESARWYSSSGRLDLTLKALQRVARINGKQEEGAKLSMDVLRASLQKELTLSKVQASAIELLRCPALRRLFLCLSMLWFATSFAYYGLVMDLQGFGVSIYLIQVIFGAVDLPAKFVCFFVINSLGRRPAQMASLLLAGICILVNAVIPKEQTIVRTSLAVLGKGCLAASFNCIFLYTGELYPTMIRLLACSFQVPSLGDPNPIGLCRTGTTVIQQFPQVI
- the Slc22a6 gene encoding solute carrier family 22 member 6 isoform X2, coding for MAFNDLLKQVGGVGRFQLIQVTLVVLPLILLASHNTLQNFTAAIPTHHCRPPANANLSKDGGLEAWIPQDRQGRPEPCLRFTSPQWGMPFPNGTGDNGTRITEPCTDGWMYDNSTFPSTIVTEWNLVCSHRALRQLAQSLYMTGVLLGAMMFGYLADRLGRRKVLILNYLQTAVSGICAAYAPNFSVYCTFRLLSGMSLASISINTMTLNVEWMPIHTRAHVGTLIGYVYSLGQFLLAGVAYAVPYWRHLQLLVSVPFFAFFIYSWFFIESARWYSSSGRLDLTLKALQRVARINGKQEEGAKLSMDVLRASLQKELTLSKVQASAIELLRCPALRRLFLCLSMLWFATSFAYYGLVMDLQGFGVSIYLIQVIFGAVDLPAKFVCFFVINSLGRRPAQMASLLLAGICILVNAVIPKEQTIVRTSLAVLGKGCLAASFNCIFLYTGELYPTMIRAATALLPETLGQPLPDTVQDLENRRRGKPRHQQQEQQKQMVPLQASAQEKNGL
- the Slc22a6 gene encoding solute carrier family 22 member 6 isoform X5, coding for MAFNDLLKQVGGVGRFQLIQVTLVVLPLILLASHNTLQNFTAAIPTHHCRPPANANLSKDGGLEAWIPQDRQGRPEPCLRFTSPQWGMPFPNGTGDNGTRITEPCTDGWMYDNSTFPSTIVTEWNLVCSHRALRQLAQSLYMTGVLLGAMMFGYLADRLGRRKVLILNYLQTAVSGICAAYAPNFSVYCTFRLLSGMSLASISINTMTLNVEWMPIHTRAHVGTLIGYVYSLGQFLLAGVAYAVPYWRHLQLLVSVPFFAFFIYSWFFIESARWYSSSGRLDLTLKALQRVARINGKQEEGAKLSMDVLRASLQKELTLSKVQASAIELLRCPALRRLFLCLSMLWFATSFAYYGLVMDLQGFGVSIYLIQVIFGAVDLPAKFVCFFVINSLGRRPAQMASLLLAGICILVNAVIPKEQTIVRTSLAVLGKGCLAASFNCIFLYTGELYPTMIRCGCTSFIDPARRSQKESPLE
- the Slc22a6 gene encoding solute carrier family 22 member 6 isoform X1, with protein sequence MAFNDLLKQVGGVGRFQLIQVTLVVLPLILLASHNTLQNFTAAIPTHHCRPPANANLSKDGGLEAWIPQDRQGRPEPCLRFTSPQWGMPFPNGTGDNGTRITEPCTDGWMYDNSTFPSTIVTEWNLVCSHRALRQLAQSLYMTGVLLGAMMFGYLADRLGRRKVLILNYLQTAVSGICAAYAPNFSVYCTFRLLSGMSLASISINTMTLNVEWMPIHTRAHVGTLIGYVYSLGQFLLAGVAYAVPYWRHLQLLVSVPFFAFFIYSWFFIESARWYSSSGRLDLTLKALQRVARINGKQEEGAKLSMDVLRASLQKELTLSKVQASAIELLRCPALRRLFLCLSMLWFATSFAYYGLVMDLQGFGVSIYLIQVIFGAVDLPAKFVCFFVINSLGRRPAQMASLLLAGICILVNAVIPKEQTIVRTSLAVLGKGCLAASFNCIFLYTGELYPTMIRQTGLGMGSTMARVGSIVSPLVSMTSELYPTLPLFIYGAVPVAASAATALLPETLGQPLPDTVQDLENRRRGKPRHQQQEQQKQMVPLQASAQEKNGL
- the Slc22a6 gene encoding solute carrier family 22 member 6 isoform X4; translated protein: MAFNDLLKQVGGVGRFQLIQVTLVVLPLILLASHNTLQNFTAAIPTHHCRPPANANLSKDGGLEAWIPQDRQGRPEPCLRFTSPQWGMPFPNGTGDNGTRITEPCTDGWMYDNSTFPSTIVTEWNLVCSHRALRQLAQSLYMTGVLLGAMMFGYLADRLGRRKVLILNYLQTAVSGICAAYAPNFSVYCTFRLLSGMSLASISINTMTLNVEWMPIHTRAHVGTLIGYVYSLGQFLLAGVAYAVPYWRHLQLLVSVPFFAFFIYSWFFIESARWYSSSGRLDLTLKALQRVARINGKQEEGAKLSMDVLRASLQKELTLSKVQASAIELLRCPALRRLFLCLSMLWFATSFAYYGLVMDLQGFGVSIYLIQVIFGAVDLPAKFVCFFVINSLGRRPAQMASLLLAGICILVNAVIPKEQTIVRTSLAVLGKGCLAASFNCIFLYTGELYPTMIRRRGKPRHQQQEQQKQMVPLQASAQEKNGL